The stretch of DNA CTAGTAGAAGTGGTAGCTCTTGCTGCATTCTGTGGTCAAGGAAATAATGGGGCCCACCACAGATATCCGTGGAAAACGTATACAGACACAGTGTCAAGGAAATGGAGGGAGGTCATACTTCGCTTTCAATTTCAACAAAAGCTTAAGAGTAGTAAGTAAATCTTGTTGCTAAAAAGGAAAATATAAGGGACAGGCCAGTCGACGTGAGAGTGTACTTGGCCCAACAAGAGTGTTGGGCCCCAGCAAGGCCATGCGAGACAGTAGAAACAATGGATCGAGTCCGTGGACCAGATCGAAATCTATGGGCTATAATAAATAAGCAGGGGAGGCGTTCCATTCTCTGGCACAGGGCCAACCAACTAGCCcgttgctctctctctctctctctctctctatctctctctctctctctctctctctctccctccctccctccctccctccctccctctctcaaaCAAAAAGCCCATTACTATTGTTCACGAATTTATTTTTGGCAacggaagaaaaaggaaagagaaaTTCAGATCTCTATCTAATTTCTGTCAATTATTTATCGCTTTAAAAATATCGATAGTATGTTGTCAAGTGGCACATGTGTTCTAGATTTGCTTATTTTGAAAGAGAAGAAGCAAAATGTGTTTCAGAATAACTTCATGGTTTTACATGCCCCGTTTtttcctccccccccccccccccctctctctctgtttttgGCGAATTTTCAGGATAATATGACCGCCATGCCATAAGAGTTTCCAGGTGAACACAAGTTGATCTGTCATAAAACGACCGGAAGACAAGGACACGCATGCGCGCGTCGACAGTGACACGAACTGTGCGCCTGAGCTCTCAATGACTGACTTTGAGAAGCCGGACTTTTCAGAGGCGCCATTCCATTCCTTCCCGGAAACGAGCTGAATTCTGCAATCTAAAAGCTGAacgagagagggggagggaaggggcaaaaaaaaaaaaagaacaatctTTTCGTACAGATCAGATGCCAACTGCTTCCCAAAGTACAGGAACCTGGGGCCATGGCCAGTAAATGTTACGCTGACACAGCCAGTAATTGATTGCGCTGTCCACGTCGGCCATCTCCTCTCACGGGCTGGACGCAGCCATCCGCCCATCCCTGCGTGCAGTTCTTCTACCCCTTTCCTGGCAGCCATTGCTGTAGCTTTCTTGGCTCGCTCTGGGCCTGACTTCCAGTTACGGCCAGTGCGTTGGCCGGATGCAACAGGCTGGCGTCCTGCATGTGCCGTTTGCCCGCCCGGTCAGGTCCGGCATAGTTTATCTGTCTGTGCAGGCCCTGTCTCGTGTCTGCAACTTTGGTTGAGCTCCGGTAGCTTCAGACGGATGCCACGCCGCCATGCTTCGGACAGTTTGGCATTCCCTTTGACAGTCCAGCCTCGCGGCACTGCCGCTGCCAATGAGGCTGTCCATTCAGGTCTCTCATCCCTCTAATGCAAGATTGCATTGTCTGAAGAttatccttttcttttcctgctCATGGGATTAGATACAAACTGTTCCGGCCTCTAGATAGGTCACACTTCACATGCATGCTAGTAGCTCCATGTCAAGGGTGGGTCGGCCGTTTAGAATTTAGATCATCCCATTGCCCAACAGCTCTTACCGACCATTTCATTCCATCTGCTAACCATATGCCCATCGGTCAAGGCAAATATTATGAAAAGCTGCATGGCGACCAACAACGGCAGTGGGTTACTTGTTTCCGCCATGTTTTGCTCGCTTCTCTGCAGCTGAAAGCAAGCTGAATTTCATTAAAAAAAAACTTAAAGCAAgatgaattttataaaaaaaaaactgaaaGCAAGACGAAGCGAGCCGTTACCCCAGATTACCAGGAACGAGGAACACCACGAGTATTGAATAGCCTACGACCAAGAGCTCCTCGCGCCGGGTACCAGGAGATCGAAGCCATCGTCGTCGCATTGCTTGTCTGTTGCGCACAGAGCTTTTGCCGGAGCTTTCTTGGGGCACCTCCAGCCGGGCTAAGTACTATCCACCACCGGTTTGTGCAGCAACATGTCTCGCGCTTGCAATTGACACGTGTGGCCCTCGCTAGGGTTTGGTCTTCGGTGCCCGTCGTCTTGTTTGGAGTCCGGCTCGGCTTTTAAGAACCAGCCGGGCTCTGGCTGTTGCTTAGCCCTAAAAATTTATTCTTGCATTAGGCTTACGCAGGAGCACTTTGTCGTTAAACAAACATTTGCCCGCGTTTGAAGCGATGGCCGCCTTTTAAGGTAACTGTGATCCATGTGGTCTTGCTTTGCCCCACGTGTTCCATATGTTTGCTACTAGCTTTATTTCTACTGCTCCACATGCTAGCCATTTCTACTGCTTCTTGTTTAATCTGAACTGTATATACCATGGATGATGGGAAGTAGTAGGTCGTCAAAGTCCAAAACGCTTTCGAATTCTTATGGTTAGGTTCCATATGAAATAAACCTTTGCTAGTTGAATTAATTTTGGCCACTGGTAGCCGCTCGCCTGTAGTTTTCGTGCACGCCAGACGTCTCCTTCATTCAGCACTTGAAAGATACTTCCCGTTTCTTAAGAAAAGAAAAGGCTGTAGACCAGATCACGTATTCTCTCTCTCGTAATGATGAGCCGCGTCGAAGGAACCGGCGAAATAGGTTTTATGTTTCGGCTGATGTTCTCTTGTgcttgatatatatatatatatatatatatatatatatatatatatatatatatatatatatatatatatatatatgatcgACAAGGTCTCGAGACACAAATGACAAGAAAGTAGTTACGTTGATGTTGGTAATTCTTTTTTAACCGAGCATAGCATTGCTCCATCCATCTTGTAATATAAAATATTCTAGCAATTATAGGACAGATCAAGGGATTGAACAAAAAACGTACGTACCCTCATTTACCAACTATAATTAAAGTTATTTCTAAGATTAAGCAGGGTAGGAAGGAATAGAAAAGGTAAGCATGCATCTAAGAGACAAGGAGAATTAAATGACTTTCTTTAAAATTTATCTAAAACTATCTAAAAGTTCTCGAATATCTTATATTGAAGTACAAATTTTGAACCTTTTAATACTTTATATTTTATGGCGAAGAGAGTATATTATTATGGGACGGTAGACGCTGTGTCTGAACGTAGTGTACAAATTATGCACTGGCATTTTGGTTTGCATCCGCCCTTTGATCACCTTTAATTTCGGTGAAGAGACTGATGCATACCTCTCTGAGCTGCAGTAACGTGCCGTGTGCTTGATGGCCGGGACAGCAGGACCAGAAGTAGCGATCTTAGAGATGGTCGCagttttttctgtaattaacCGCGTGATCGTACTATTTTCACGCTCAATTTCGCTTATAAACCGCGCGAGTCGCAGGAATCTCATCCGTGGATTGTACGGAACATCCGCGTGATCCACGGCGGCTGATCGGACGGCCAGGAGGCGCGGCCGTGGCACGTGCAGGTGCAGGCAGCTGGCGCAGCAGACGCGGAGAGCCTGGTCTGGCCTGGCGAGCAGCAGCCTAGCTAGTTGTGCGGCCCACCCCAACCATAAAAGGATCCGCCACCGACCTTTTTGTCGATGCCGCCGCCCGTATGGATGGATCTCAACTCAACCCAATGCCAAAGCCCAACAAAATCCACGTACCGACGTACGTGTGGTGACAGCAGTAGTGGATCCATCATCCATAGATCGGTGTGATGGAGAGCTCCGTGCCACAAACCACCACACCACTCCAGCTCCAGCTCGGCGTCCCAGCGCATGCAACCGCGACGGACGACGAGCAAGCATCCATCCCAGGAACGAAATCCAGAGGAGAAGTAAGGATCTACGTACGGCGAGGGGCAAGGCGAGACAGCTCACACGCACATACGGCCAACACCGCGACCGAcggccgccgtcgtcgccgcgcGGGCGCCCCTGGTCAGACGCGCGCCTCCTTGCGCAGGCGGAACCTTCCGTCCCGGTGGCGgtggagccggcggcggcgactgaGCTCGACTGAAGCCGGACCGAGGGCGACGGAAGCCCAACAAGCACTCCGTCCCCCCCGCCGTATTAGATGAAATCATTAGCTTCTGCTACAACTTCAATTtatttttttggaaaaaaaaccTTCGATCTGATTCCTTTTTTTTTATAGGAAATACTGTACTAATCCTGTACTGTACAGTAGCCATTGCGTGCACACCACGACTGTAGCATGTACTGTCCAAGATAGGACCCGAGGTAGCCATTGCGTTTCACCAAGTTCCCCAAGGAAGTGAGTATTAGGTCTCGCGTTTGTACGCAGTGGTCATCAAAATCTGGCATCTGTGCATACAAAACAGATGCAACTGGACTGCATTACATAGGTGCTGTTCGGATCCATAtagcaaaagagcaaaaggctAAAATTTTTGCCATTCGCTAAAAGTGGCAAAAATTTTGCCCTTAGAGGTGTTCGGATCCTCCAGCAAAAAATTTGCCTTTTGCTATATGCATCCCCCGAATCCCCCAATCTCCAAAACTGTTGCGTTCCAAGAATCATCCGTCTTCCACCACCGCCGcaccgcctcgccgcgccaaGAATCCGACAGGGCTTTCCTCgtggccatggcggcggcggcgacgcgcaAGCGCCCGGCGCCCGACGGCACGCACGCCGCcactgcggccggcggcgagagcaAGCTGGCGCGGATCACGCTTGGGAGCATCTACGACTACGAGAAGCTGGAGGTGCTCGGGGAGGGCAGCTTCGGCGTGGTGGTCAAGGCGCGCCACCGCGCGACGGGCGAGGCGGTGGCCGTCAAGCGGGCCAGGGCCTCCGACCTCCGCGCGGTCCTCCGCGAGGCCGGCTGCCTGGCCGCGTGCCGCGGCCATCCCTCGGTCGTGGGCATCCGCGACGTCGTCGAGGACGCCGCCACCGGGGACGTGTTCCTCGTCATGGAGTTCGTCGGCGCCAGCCTGCGCCGCCTGCAGCGGGCGGAGGCGCGGCCGCGGCTCCCCGAAGCCGGGACCCGCGCGCTAATGCGGCAGCTCCTGCGCGGCGCGGAGCGGATGCACCGCGCCCGGATCATCCACCGGGACATCAAGCCGGACAACATCCTCGTGGGCCCCGGCGGCGCGGTCAAGATCTGCGACCTGGGGCTCGCCACGCCGGCGAGGCccgagggggcggcgggcggcgggcggcggggggcggaggccgggcggcgggcggcggaggccgggcggcggcggaggggggggg from Panicum hallii strain FIL2 chromosome 3, PHallii_v3.1, whole genome shotgun sequence encodes:
- the LOC112885081 gene encoding putative cyclin-dependent kinase F-2, giving the protein MAAAATRKRPAPDGTHAATAAGGESKLARITLGSIYDYEKLEVLGEGSFGVVVKARHRATGEAVAVKRARASDLRAVLREAGCLAACRGHPSVVGIRDVVEDAATGDVFLVMEFVGASLRRLQRAEARPRLPEAGTRALMRQLLRGAERMHRARIIHRDIKPDNILVGPGGAVKICDLGLATPARPEGAV